The following proteins come from a genomic window of Maribacter sp. HTCC2170:
- a CDS encoding type IX secretion system membrane protein PorP/SprF, whose translation MRNNLLTFMLLVTALALNGQELTIPQLSQYLADNPFVMSPTYAGIGDHVKIRVNGLTQWVGIKDAPDTQSLAADMRIGEKSGIGALLYNDSNGETKQRGARMSFAHHLTLDRYDDEFLSFGLSYNFNQFRIDIENFDALDPSVTDDRATTNHNFDVGVMYRYDKFYFSLNASNLLDKDLTRFNPVFEPNTLRNYYVYTGYRYTKNKNSKLEIEPSVFFQLFESDGRSVTDLNVKFRWYDFEDYYYVGATYRFLNDQIGDPLYVAPIVGLKKNNFYFGYSYQVILNEILGYSTGTHVVTLGVDLFQGISNCRCTY comes from the coding sequence ATGCGTAATAACTTATTGACATTTATGCTACTGGTAACTGCCCTTGCCCTAAATGGGCAAGAGCTTACCATACCCCAATTATCACAGTATTTGGCAGATAATCCTTTTGTGATGTCTCCAACTTATGCGGGAATCGGAGATCATGTGAAAATTCGTGTAAATGGACTTACACAATGGGTAGGAATCAAAGATGCACCAGATACACAGTCTCTTGCTGCAGACATGCGTATTGGTGAAAAGTCTGGAATTGGAGCCTTGCTTTATAACGATAGTAATGGCGAAACCAAACAAAGGGGGGCCAGAATGTCCTTTGCCCACCATTTGACTTTGGATAGGTACGATGATGAATTCCTCTCTTTTGGATTGTCATATAACTTTAACCAGTTCAGAATTGATATAGAGAATTTTGATGCGCTTGACCCAAGTGTTACCGATGATAGGGCTACAACCAACCACAACTTTGATGTGGGGGTTATGTATCGATACGATAAGTTCTATTTCAGTCTTAATGCTTCAAATTTATTGGATAAAGATCTTACTAGATTCAATCCGGTTTTTGAGCCAAATACGTTACGCAACTACTATGTATATACAGGATATAGATATACCAAAAACAAGAATAGTAAGCTAGAAATTGAACCTTCGGTTTTCTTTCAACTTTTTGAAAGTGATGGTAGATCAGTTACTGATTTAAATGTAAAATTTAGATGGTATGACTTTGAGGATTATTATTATGTAGGTGCTACTTATCGCTTCTTAAATGATCAAATTGGTGACCCGCTTTATGTGGCTCCAATCGTTGGTCTTAAAAAGAATAATTTCTACTTCGGATATTCTTATCAGGTAATCTTGAACGAAATACTTGGTTACAGTACAGGAACACATGTTGTTACCTTAGGGGT